One genomic segment of Peromyscus leucopus breed LL Stock chromosome 23, UCI_PerLeu_2.1, whole genome shotgun sequence includes these proteins:
- the C23H12orf43 gene encoding protein CUSTOS isoform X2 has product MVAPGGAMSDSESCSSSSSDAEELARCREAAMPAWGLEQRPRGTERPRADAAGKQVPASQPSLRREVNQHEEDANELQTTPEFRAHVAKKLGAMLDSSIAISEVWKKPRKAEVQQVAEEEDGFRLFFTSIPGGHEKEASQKPCRKRQPPSSSEDSDEEWQRCREAAVSAWDILQESAIHCPAEVEREAEKKKKKKQKKKARKEADVDLAGATGLKPVKEAGSVNGDPASLGTKKKKRKKKAKKSREASPCPPAERAEN; this is encoded by the exons ATGGTGGCGCCCGGTGGTGCCATGAGCGATTCCGAGAGctgcagcagtagcagcagcgaTGCGGAGGAGCTGGCGCGGTGCCGCGAGGCGGCGATGCCCGCCTGGGGGCTGGAGCAGCGCCCGCGGGGGACGGAGAGACCCAGAGCCG ATGCAGCAGGTAAACAGGTGCCAGCGTCCCAGCCAAGCCTCAG GCGTGAAGTGAACCAGCACGAGGAAGATGCCAATGAGCTTCAGACTACTCCTGAGTTCCGAGCCCACGTGGCCAAGAAGCTGGGAGCCATGCTGGACAG CTCCATCGCCATCTCAGAAGTGTGGAAGAAGCCGCGCAAGGCAGAGGTGCAGCaggtggcagaggaggaggatg GCTTCCGCCTTTTCTTCACATCCATCCCCGGAGGCCACGAAAAGGAAGCTTCTCAGAAACCCTGCCGAAAGCGCCAGCCCCCCAGCTCCAG CGAAGACAGTGACGAGGAGTGGCAGAGATGCCGGGAGGCAGCTGTGTCCGCGTGGGACATTCTCCAGGAGTCAGCCATCCACTGTCCTGCCGAGGTGGAGAGGGAGgcggagaagaagaagaagaagaagcagaaaaagaaagccaggaaggagGCTGACGTTGACTTGGCCGGAGCCACAGGCCTGAAACCGGTAAAGGAGGCAGGCAGCGTCAACGGGGACCCAGCATCACTTGggaccaaaaagaagaaaaggaagaaaaaggccaAGAAATCCAGGGAGGCTTCCCCATGCCCACCAGCAGAGCGTGCTGAAAACTGA
- the C23H12orf43 gene encoding protein CUSTOS isoform X1: MVAPGGAMSDSESCSSSSSDAEELARCREAAMPAWGLEQRPRGTERPRADAAGKQVPASQPSLRREVNQHEEDANELQTTPEFRAHVAKKLGAMLDSSIAISEVWKKPRKAEVQQVAEEEDGFRLFFTSIPGGHEKEASQKPCRKRQPPSSSSEDSDEEWQRCREAAVSAWDILQESAIHCPAEVEREAEKKKKKKQKKKARKEADVDLAGATGLKPVKEAGSVNGDPASLGTKKKKRKKKAKKSREASPCPPAERAEN, translated from the exons ATGGTGGCGCCCGGTGGTGCCATGAGCGATTCCGAGAGctgcagcagtagcagcagcgaTGCGGAGGAGCTGGCGCGGTGCCGCGAGGCGGCGATGCCCGCCTGGGGGCTGGAGCAGCGCCCGCGGGGGACGGAGAGACCCAGAGCCG ATGCAGCAGGTAAACAGGTGCCAGCGTCCCAGCCAAGCCTCAG GCGTGAAGTGAACCAGCACGAGGAAGATGCCAATGAGCTTCAGACTACTCCTGAGTTCCGAGCCCACGTGGCCAAGAAGCTGGGAGCCATGCTGGACAG CTCCATCGCCATCTCAGAAGTGTGGAAGAAGCCGCGCAAGGCAGAGGTGCAGCaggtggcagaggaggaggatg GCTTCCGCCTTTTCTTCACATCCATCCCCGGAGGCCACGAAAAGGAAGCTTCTCAGAAACCCTGCCGAAAGCGCCAGCCCCCCAGCTCCAG CAGCGAAGACAGTGACGAGGAGTGGCAGAGATGCCGGGAGGCAGCTGTGTCCGCGTGGGACATTCTCCAGGAGTCAGCCATCCACTGTCCTGCCGAGGTGGAGAGGGAGgcggagaagaagaagaagaagaagcagaaaaagaaagccaggaaggagGCTGACGTTGACTTGGCCGGAGCCACAGGCCTGAAACCGGTAAAGGAGGCAGGCAGCGTCAACGGGGACCCAGCATCACTTGggaccaaaaagaagaaaaggaagaaaaaggccaAGAAATCCAGGGAGGCTTCCCCATGCCCACCAGCAGAGCGTGCTGAAAACTGA